The following coding sequences are from one Streptomyces sp. NBC_01232 window:
- the hpnH gene encoding adenosyl-hopene transferase HpnH yields MAMPLRQSIRVGTYLLEQKLRKREKFPLIVELEPLYACNLACEGCGKIQHPAGVLKQRMPVAQAVGAVLESGAPMVSIAGGEPLMHPQIHEIVRQLVARRKYVFLCTNAMLLRKKIEKFTPSPYFAFAVHIDGLRERHDESVAKEGVFDEAVAAIKEAKRRGFRVTTNSTFFNTDTPQTIIEVLNYLNDDLRVDEMMISPAYAYEKAPDQEHFLGVEQTRELFRKAFAGGNRRRWRLNHSPLFLDFLEGKVDFPCTAWAIPNYSLFGWQRPCYLMSDGYVPTYRELINDTDWDKYGRGKDPRCANCMAHCGYEPTAVLATMGSLKESLRAARETIASNRDKSA; encoded by the coding sequence ATGGCCATGCCGCTGCGCCAGTCCATCAGGGTCGGGACGTATCTTCTCGAACAAAAGCTCCGCAAGCGCGAGAAGTTCCCCCTGATCGTCGAACTGGAACCGCTCTACGCCTGCAACCTGGCCTGTGAGGGGTGCGGGAAGATCCAGCACCCGGCCGGGGTCCTCAAGCAGCGCATGCCGGTCGCTCAGGCGGTCGGCGCCGTGCTGGAGTCCGGTGCGCCCATGGTGTCCATCGCGGGCGGCGAGCCCTTGATGCACCCGCAGATCCACGAGATCGTCCGTCAGTTGGTGGCGCGCCGGAAGTACGTGTTCCTGTGCACCAACGCGATGCTGCTGCGCAAGAAGATCGAGAAGTTCACGCCTTCCCCGTATTTCGCCTTCGCCGTGCACATCGACGGCCTGCGCGAGCGCCACGACGAGTCGGTGGCCAAGGAGGGCGTCTTCGACGAGGCGGTCGCGGCCATCAAGGAGGCGAAGCGGCGCGGATTCCGCGTGACCACCAACTCCACCTTCTTCAACACCGACACCCCGCAGACGATCATCGAGGTGCTCAACTACCTCAATGACGACCTCCGGGTCGACGAGATGATGATCTCGCCCGCCTACGCCTACGAAAAGGCGCCCGACCAGGAGCACTTCCTGGGAGTGGAACAGACCCGAGAACTCTTCAGGAAGGCCTTCGCGGGCGGCAACCGGCGGCGCTGGCGGCTCAACCACTCCCCGCTCTTCCTGGACTTCCTGGAAGGAAAGGTCGATTTCCCCTGCACGGCCTGGGCCATTCCGAATTACTCCCTCTTCGGCTGGCAGCGACCCTGCTATCTGATGAGCGACGGCTACGTACCGACGTACCGCGAGCTCATCAACGACACCGACTGGGACAAGTACGGCCGCGGGAAGGACCCGCGCTGCGCGAACTGCATGGCGCACTGCGGCTACGAGCCCACCGCCGTCCTCGCCACCATGGGCTCCCTCAAGGAATCCCTGCGCGCGGCCCGGGAGACGATCGCCAGCAACCGGGACAAGTCGGCATGA